A stretch of DNA from Arachis hypogaea cultivar Tifrunner chromosome 19, arahy.Tifrunner.gnm2.J5K5, whole genome shotgun sequence:
CTTTCAGTCAACTCATTCTACCTTTAGCTAATGGCGTTCCTCCTCCGAAAGCAAAACGCACCGAATCCACAAAACAAGATTGAAGATTCCCACCTTTGGGGATCATTGCTCTCTCTCCACCCGCCTTAGTGCCCTACTACCACCACTATTCCGCCGCATCCAATGGCCTTCTCAGAGTTCCGACCACTCCACGACAACTCCCTCATCGACTACATAAAATCAGTGCCTGCCCTCTCTTCTAAGATCGGCAACGACTTCGACAACTTGTTCGTCAAAGAAGTTGGAGATGGCAACCTTAACTTCGTCTTCATTGTTCTCAACTCCGCAGGTTCTTTTGTCATCATacatgtaatttaaaaaaaaaaaaatttactacccACTGATCCAAAAACTCGTGGGCACTTACAAATTTCGTTTATTTTTTAGCTTTCTGATTCAAAGTTCGTGTTTTTTTTAGGCTTTGCCGTATGTTCGTTCCATTGGAGAGTCATGGGCAATGACGAAGGAGAGATCGTATTTTGAATGGTTGGCGCTGAAAGAAAAGGGTCGCTTGTGCCCTGAGCATGTTCCTGAAGTGTACCACTTTGACCGCACAATGTCATTGATCGGCATGCGTTACTTGGAACCACCGCACATAATACTAAGAAAAGGGTTGGTAGCTGGGATTGAGTACCCTTTGCTTGCAGAGCACATGGCTGATTTCATGGCCAAGACACTCTTTTTCACTTCTCTCCTTTTCCGTACAACTTCTGAGCACAAAAGGGACGGTATGTGTGAGCCATTGTTATTGATTGATTCACACTCAATTCATTTTTTGTACAATTCAGTACACTTGTTTATCTAAGAACTAAGAAGTTTGTTTATTTATCTTCACTGATTCATAATGTCGCCTTCATTAATCCATTACTCTGCTTCAAAGTTGATTGAGCTGAAACTGTTATTTCAGTTTGAGTTTTGCGTTAGAAAAAATGGTTCCATTCCCTTGTTTGGCTGCTTGTACTTTGCATATTTGTATTTGTGATGCCTCTGTAGTATATTCTCCATTTGAAAATGGATGTAATAGATAAACTGATATTTTGCTTCTGTGAGTATGAGGAACATTGCGTATTGATGTTGCCTTAAGACATGTTTGTGTTAAGCTGAATTCATGCTGGCTTCATGCAGTTGCCGAATATTGTGGTAATGTGGAGTTGTGCAGACTCACTGAGCAGGTCGTGTTCTCTGACCCTTATAAAGTCTCTGAATATAATCGTTGGACTTCCCCTTATCTTGATCATGATGCTGAGGCTTTACGGGAAGACAATTTGCTGAAGCTTGAAGTTGCTGAGCTGAAATCCAAGTATTATGACCAACACTCTTCTTTTATTGCAGTATGTGCAGCAGCAATTGTGGTGTTAGgattttttttactatattatAAGAGTATACATTTTTGTAGTTTCTGTGAGAGGGCCCAGGCTCTAATACATGGAGATCTGCACACTAGTTCTATGATGGTTACTCATGAATCAACACAAGTTATTGATCCTGAATTTGCATTTTATGGACCAATGGGTTATGATATTGGAGCATTCCTAGGAAATTTGATTTTGGCTTACTGTTCTCAAGATGGACATGCTGATCAAAAAAATGATCGAAAGGTAGGTTTCCTTCTTTAGGTATATTGATTGTGTGCTGCTGTGGCTCTTTGTGCCTTCTGATCTTAATATAGTCCAAAATTTTTgaggaatgctagggggccagcaactttgtgatttgtagccatcaaatagccatcaatgatgattttaatggtgtgagatggatgtgagatttcatccaatggctcacttttctttgctgattacatgctggccaaaatttaacaaagttgctggctccctagacttttccaaaaatttttactgcaaaagaaaaaggaaggaacAGAAAAACTTGCACACCTCCTACTTTACATAATCTGACTTAAACACTTTGATTCTCTTTGGTTCATTTCAGAGCcaaatttgtgcatttttataGGTTTGAAGGAATGTTTCTGTTTTCTCGTCTTGTTTGTGTAGTAGTGCCAGTGACTTTGCTTTGTTATCCTAGTAAAGAGAAGGATTTCTTTGTGCACATTGGTGAGCAATCAGAGTTATATCATTTGAAATCTAAGAAGTTTTAGGGATAGTTTCACAGAAATATGAGCTCTCCCGTAGTTATAAAACAAGACTCGGCAGGAAGGAATGTCAGTTATAACTGCCATTATCTTTCGCTGTATTTCCTCTTCATTTTGCTGGACTTGTGGCTCTGGTAATTCTATTGCTTAGCTTTGCTGCAACAATGACATGATGGGATTTTTTATAGTTTCATTTGATGATAATGGCGAAGACGAATGATTACTGCGGCAAAAGTGTGTTATTCCTTGTCTGAATTCTGATATATACTGATGTTACGATATGCAGGCGTACAAGGAGTGGATTCTTAAGACAATTGAAGATACCTGGAATCTTTTCCAGCACAAATTCACTGCTCTTTGGGATGAGCATAGAAATGGTGCTGGTGAGGCATATCTTCCAGCTATCTATAACAATCCTGAGGTTCAGCTGCTTGTACAGAAGAAATACATGACGGATTTGTTTCATGATAGTCTTGGGTTTGGTGCTGCCAAAATGATAAGGTGAGATTGCTTATCATCATTTTTCACCAGAATGTTAtacttattttgtttatattagcTTACACTTCTCATTTTGATTATTATCTAATACACAGGAGAATAGTTGGTGTGGCACATGTTGAAGATTTTGAATCCATTGCTGATGCTGCTAAACGTGCAACATGTGAAAAGCGGGCACTTGATTTAGCTAAGACGATTCTCAAAGAGAGGAGAAAATTTGAAGGCATTGCTGAAATTGTATCAGCAATTCGGAAACATGAATCATGAGTTATGGTTTATATAGATACCCCATCATGTATCATGTTTTATATCTTATGTAAATACCATATTTATATGGCATCATCTGAGTAGAAGTAAATAAATCAACCAGAGTTGAGGATGCCTAACTTCTATTAATCTTATGCATATTTTGTTCAGTTTGAAATTCTATGTTGAATATGATTTTCATTTCTCTGCACAAGATAAAACAAAATCGTATTGCAAATAAAGCATATAAAATTCGACTAAGTTAAGTGTATACCAAAATTAACCACTAAAGTCAGTCacaagtataaaatacatgttggaatacaaatacatattgaaaataaactaaactatacatatatttatacacaaatatattcgtaactgattttggtgtataaatagtatttttttataaaattttgttgaCTGTTGACACTTTATGTTGCTTGTAATCATACATTTATACATGATCGGGAAACCGGGATAAAAAATGTTACTAGTTGTGGCCGGCATTATAGGCTTTGAATTGGTTTTGTTGTTGTacacaataattaattatatatatatatattggttttGTTATATACAATGGATTGCTGTGAGATTTAAATCCTTGACATTTGCTTAAAGTCTTAAACTGAATAGTaaactaaccactagaccaacccaacttgctTAATCATGCATGGATAGATTAGTAAAATATATCAATTAGTACTAAAAACAGAAAATTGATCTACCACGctgatatatgtatatatagattATGTGAATATATGTTATTTAACCTGCGTTAAATTTTCATATATGCAAGTGTATTTGCTGGTAATCTCTTTTAATCTGATGAAACCTTTAAATATATTTTCCAATTTTGCGTTTCATTAAAGCCACATTTGTTTACATAAAATAGGGTTTCATTGTCTCATTTCCCATTGTATGCACGTAACATGTGAACGCATGGATGAATGTAATACAAAAAAGGAACGAATTACTCATTACTcttcatttttatttgttttaatttaacaTAATAGAGTCGTGTATGTATGTTGAAAGTGTGTCTTTTCACACTTAATTACCAGCTTTCTAACAACTAATTAAGAGAAAAAGTTTATTAATATGCATATATATTTATACTAGAACTAGCACTAGCAATAATATAAATACATTTTACAATATAATACAATACAAtcgtttatattataaaatttgtataaattgaaaaaaaaaaaaaaagaagaagaacaaactgCTTTATGCTACACTAAAAATAAGAGCAAATTGTCACGTGAAATTGTCACGTGCATGTTCATCCTACTCATTATAAGCTACATGAAGAAAATCCAATTTTCCTAAGCATTAATTAAACACATACAGTTGCCATACCTAGTGTATAGTAATACATATAAttgtaaagaaaatgaaaaaatgaagtttaatttatttgttggtgATCAATGACCAATACCTCTGTGGCTTGGCCCAGAATAAGCCCGGTTGATTATGGATGATATGAAGGAAGAAGCAGAGGAAGATTGATGATCTTTGAGGAGTGGTCTGGCCTCAACAGTATTCATAGAATATGAGAGCAACAAGAGAAATAAGACCATGACCACTGAAAGAGAGTAGTAAtctttcatttcttcttttttctttaataagGACTTTACTTGAGTGAAGCAATATATATTGGAATTGGAATGGGTTGGTGTGAAGCATGATGAGAGTGAAACAAGTTCTCTATATATAGCGTGGGAATTGCTTATTCATTTCTTTGAATTCAAGTTTGATAAGTCACCATTTGTTCTTTGACTTTAACCGTTTGGCCCGAGTTAGGTAGCGGGCTTTGAAGGTTATTATTTGCTCATCacctttcatttcattttctattttgaaCTTTGAATAAATAAATATGGAAAACTCTAAGCCagtaactttgttaaattctgaacaGCATATAACCAGCAAAAAAAAGTGAATCATTGAATGAAATTTCATACcattaaaactattattgatggctatttgatggctacaaataacAAAAGTTGCTGTCTCCTAgcattcttctatttttttattatataatgagTATTTTAAGagtgtttattaatttttaattatttaatatattaaaaattatacctttttataattgtttttaaaccttaacaaatattattgttagcgcttattaaaaaaaaaatcttactatAATTAGCCTTTTGTTTCTTGTGTTTGTTGTGGGGCATGTTAGGAATAAGTCAGCTACCTAGTTGGAATATCACTAATACAAATAATACAAGTATATATAACTAGGTGGGtgttatttaattttacaaagaaaccaatcaaactatatacaaaaTTCTTTCTTTCACATCCATCAAACTATATCAACCTACCAAATTCTTCCTTTTAACCTTATTTCGGTCATTTTTAATCATTCTTTAACATATCACAATATGCCTCTGATCTGATCTTTCCCTTgttactatttattattattattattattattattattattattatttatctagcttgttagttttagttttgggCCAATGTCTCAATTTCAAAGGTTTCCTTTCACACATATGCAATGGAAGTTATTATACAGTGAAAATTTAGgtaaagtcgacttcacgtgaagttgatatttgagagtcgttaaatgaaaatttagtcaaatcagtcaaattatctaacggctctcagatatcaactttacgtgaagtcgactgcacttgagtttccaCCTTATTATATTATAAGTAGAGAAGAAATTTGCCTAAGTGGAAATTAAACCTGTAAAGCTTGGCAACAATATCAAAACATTATTCAAAGCATTACTAATTAGCTAAGGCAGGCAGGTAGCCTGCACGTGATGTGAATTTAAAGAGATAATAATAGAGAAAATTGGAAATGGAGTTTGAATTGGTCTGTCTctcttagaatttttttttttcttaaactaaaaataataatacgtAGTTagcaaataaacaaattaaattgtCTCATTGGATGTCTCTATATTAATACATGTTTAAGGTAGTTCACTCTTGATTTGTATTACGAAGTCAACTGATTGAGGGAAACTGCTGTTTAAGCTAGTTCactctttttgaattttttttgttctgtTAATTACTGGGGTCCCTTATTAACGAGTCAACTTTTATAAACGCTTTTgacattattataattatttaaagcATAAATCTCTAAACCCTGTTCATAGTTGTGTATATTAACTACCTAGGGAAAAATGCTTTGGTGTGAAAATAATAACGGAAAAAATATTATaggttattaaaatttattatttttaattatcagttagttattaatattttaaagaatatcataaaatatattattagattattaaattaaaaaaattaaattcatgattaaatgataataaaaataataaattctaatgctTTTAGCATATTTGTAAtaacatataaataataatttattaaatatattaattatttaataatttttaattattcttatataAAGATATGTTTATGCAGTATCGAGGCATATCCTGAATGTACAACCATCTTGAATTAAGTAGCTACTTCATTATGACTACTTTGTTTGGGTCAAGTCAAACTATTGTTCCGTATAACTAGCTACTACAATAAACGTTAGCAAGAAATCAACTTGGGTCAGGTTggttgagtggttagctcactcgtccgcttaaacaagtgtcagGGTTTGAATTTTGACTTGTGCATGtagcaactcattggccagcggcagacccttaaatggagttcaaATTTGTGACGGATTAGTTTTTGACCTGTCGAGTTGGGGAATACGGTGggcaactaaaaaaaataaacgcTGGCAAGAGACTTATTAATAACCTCACATTTGAATGTCTAGAAATTAAAATCCATGGTACCGGGGATGACTTCCTATTACAAAATTTGTTAAGTAATAAGTAATCTTCTGCCATTTGAACGACTTCATATTGCTTGCAGTCAATACAAGTCATTACGTGGAAATTCATGTTATCATTTACCAATAGTCCAATACACATGGTTGAAAGAGGTTTTTTCACAAGTGTTAAGGGTAAAAAAGGGACAAATATTCACCAATGCTTTCAAAGGGTTTATTTGAGTCTGTGCCCTGTTTCCTAGTTTTTGTATTGCCAATAAAAACTTTCCGGGCCTGAAATTTGGACTACTGGCCCATATACAATTGTTTGTTGGGGCTCATGCTGTAGTTATTATACATTGGATAGCATCTGGTAACTGGATTTAGGGGCGTACATGGCCCGGTGAAATCGGGTTTGATGTGATCCAGACCCGATCCGAAATATATACCAGGCCTATTTATTAGATCTGAACCCGGtcttagacccgatgaaatctatATATTTTTGCGTCACGGTTATACCAGGTAAAAATTGGGTGAAAATCAGAccattaacattacattacattgacaccttcttataagctagcatgtgaaaatatctaaattttacgtcgaaccaaaaatttttttcttcttccaactTTTCGAGCCTCCCATTCATTTTCATTGCCCGTGGATCCCCCTTCTCCTAATTCTTTTCACTCTACTAATGAAGAATTTATAagaattcacttagaaaaatataacaagaattaactcttctctaaaattaaagcataaccataatcaatactaatattgtctaataacactaaatatttaaattaatataaataacacaattaggggtggaaacaggccaggctttgctcttaacaggcctggcctgtCATACAGTTGATTGGCCTGAGCCTGGCCTGCAGCCTGTTATAGGCTCTTTATAAAGTATTAGGCTTGGCCTGTTATTCAGCCTGGCCTGccctgaagcctgttaaaaggtctgctaatttttttttttacaaaaataaaaatattatttaaaaaaattattttttaataaaaatagttatatgtaatatgtcatatatttaatatttgtaaaaaattttaaacttttaacatatttaaaatatacaaaaatatttataataaaatataataaatttaaaatatctcataattttattaataataaataattatttatatatttaattatattttaacaggcccaggcaggcctgacaggcctataaggctaattagtgagcctgggcctggcctattaatgtattaaggcttttaaaagagcctgggcctgtacctattttataacaggtcaGGCCAAATacaggccaggctgcaggcccctggcaggccgcctggcctttttccacccctaaacacaatattatgcattagtctaaaatcttatgcattttaaacatcaaaatattaacttatagtcttataataactaataacacaaaatattaaggtttataatacttaaatttcacataagaatagccatcatccatcactaataacacaaaatattaattgtgtatgatgaccgggccgacttcgggtgacccggatccgacccgaaataatgaccgggtctatttttgagacccttacccgaccctagacccggtgAAATCACACAAAAATAGCCCCTAAAATATTCGGGGTCGGGCCGTGTCTTCGAGTCGAGCCGGACCATGTACACCCCTAACTGGATTacgggattttttatttaaataaaaatattctatatttttataccaaaaaaaattctacatttaattatttatcaattgAAATGACAGTAAAAAATTATAggctaaaacatattttttatcttaaaatttgtaacaaaattttaaatactctaattttaattttattttagattctACAAGAATATTTGTGGGACCATATTTAAATAGTAGTTTGAAATTCAAAGTGAAATTTGCTCCTTAAATACTTAGTGTtagtttgtttaaaattttatattattttttaattattttatcaatataaTTATACAAATAGCAAAATTTTATTCATTCTCCATCCAACTGCTATCATATCTCTAATAAGGGAATACCGATTTCATTTTATATATCAATTCCAATGCAAATTTCAATTCTAAATCAATTCACTCCTTGAAATTATTAAAAGTGATACTCTAAAAATACTTCATTGGAGatgttcttaaattttattttgtttaaatcttgTCCCAAAAATCtttcaatttgcatcaaatatatctttgacaactaaattttaaaaaaatttaggactaatttaataataataattgacaaTTAAGAGCTAATTTCTTATGTTAAAGGTTGTCTATGAAAAGTTTTTGCTAAATTGGTCTtaattgtttttaaaaattagtcttTAGGGATAtatttgattcaaataaaaaatttctaatacaaaataaaaataaaataaaatttagagatacttttaaaattttcgacaAACTTCAAAAACAAAATCTATATTTTACCTTTTTTCAGCTAATGctcaaagaaaaaaatattatatcacaatttcgcatacattgctagtaaaattgagaaagtaaacataacataaaCATATAAGTTATACTgcacaatttttattatttttaataacttatttacatttatattcattttaaaacataaatattaataaaaaatattttaatttaaaataaaagatagaaaaaactaacaaaaataaaaattaaattttaaaaatttatatttttataaacttatgtATTTAAAGTGAAACGACTTACAGTTTTTAAAATTCACTTAATTTTATCGTTTAATTTGTTAGCATTTAAAAAAGATGAATGTTAGAAGGCTAACAATAAATTTCGATAGTctctaatatttttgtaaaaaaaattattgccaaaacttttgatattaaaaaagttAACATAAAATATAATCTTTGAAAGTAATGAGCTAAAATATTGATTTTTTGTTATATACACAAATTTTAACTATATTTgacgtacactaaaatcagctataaaaaataattattagtgtagaatatatattaaaatataaaatatatattaaaaataaattaactt
This window harbors:
- the LOC112776447 gene encoding methylthioribose kinase isoform X1, which translates into the protein MAFSEFRPLHDNSLIDYIKSVPALSSKIGNDFDNLFVKEVGDGNLNFVFIVLNSAGSFVIIHALPYVRSIGESWAMTKERSYFEWLALKEKGRLCPEHVPEVYHFDRTMSLIGMRYLEPPHIILRKGLVAGIEYPLLAEHMADFMAKTLFFTSLLFRTTSEHKRDVAEYCGNVELCRLTEQVVFSDPYKVSEYNRWTSPYLDHDAEALREDNLLKLEVAELKSKYYDQHSSFIAVCAAAIVVLGFFLLYYKSIHFCSFCERAQALIHGDLHTSSMMVTHESTQVIDPEFAFYGPMGYDIGAFLGNLILAYCSQDGHADQKNDRKAYKEWILKTIEDTWNLFQHKFTALWDEHRNGAGEAYLPAIYNNPEVQLLVQKKYMTDLFHDSLGFGAAKMIRRIVGVAHVEDFESIADAAKRATCEKRALDLAKTILKERRKFEGIAEIVSAIRKHES
- the LOC112776447 gene encoding methylthioribose kinase isoform X2, which encodes MAFSEFRPLHDNSLIDYIKSVPALSSKIGNDFDNLFVKEVGDGNLNFVFIVLNSAGSFVIIHALPYVRSIGESWAMTKERSYFEWLALKEKGRLCPEHVPEVYHFDRTMSLIGMRYLEPPHIILRKGLVAGIEYPLLAEHMADFMAKTLFFTSLLFRTTSEHKRDVAEYCGNVELCRLTEQVVFSDPYKVSEYNRWTSPYLDHDAEALREDNLLKLEVAELKSNFCERAQALIHGDLHTSSMMVTHESTQVIDPEFAFYGPMGYDIGAFLGNLILAYCSQDGHADQKNDRKAYKEWILKTIEDTWNLFQHKFTALWDEHRNGAGEAYLPAIYNNPEVQLLVQKKYMTDLFHDSLGFGAAKMIRRIVGVAHVEDFESIADAAKRATCEKRALDLAKTILKERRKFEGIAEIVSAIRKHES
- the LOC112776447 gene encoding methylthioribose kinase 1 isoform X3; this translates as MATLTSSSLFSTPQALPYVRSIGESWAMTKERSYFEWLALKEKGRLCPEHVPEVYHFDRTMSLIGMRYLEPPHIILRKGLVAGIEYPLLAEHMADFMAKTLFFTSLLFRTTSEHKRDVAEYCGNVELCRLTEQVVFSDPYKVSEYNRWTSPYLDHDAEALREDNLLKLEVAELKSKYYDQHSSFIAVCAAAIVVLGFFLLYYKSIHFCSFCERAQALIHGDLHTSSMMVTHESTQVIDPEFAFYGPMGYDIGAFLGNLILAYCSQDGHADQKNDRKAYKEWILKTIEDTWNLFQHKFTALWDEHRNGAGEAYLPAIYNNPEVQLLVQKKYMTDLFHDSLGFGAAKMIRRIVGVAHVEDFESIADAAKRATCEKRALDLAKTILKERRKFEGIAEIVSAIRKHES
- the LOC112776447 gene encoding methylthioribose kinase 1 isoform X4, which produces MATLTSSSLFSTPQALPYVRSIGESWAMTKERSYFEWLALKEKGRLCPEHVPEVYHFDRTMSLIGMRYLEPPHIILRKGLVAGIEYPLLAEHMADFMAKTLFFTSLLFRTTSEHKRDVAEYCGNVELCRLTEQVVFSDPYKVSEYNRWTSPYLDHDAEALREDNLLKLEVAELKSNFCERAQALIHGDLHTSSMMVTHESTQVIDPEFAFYGPMGYDIGAFLGNLILAYCSQDGHADQKNDRKAYKEWILKTIEDTWNLFQHKFTALWDEHRNGAGEAYLPAIYNNPEVQLLVQKKYMTDLFHDSLGFGAAKMIRRIVGVAHVEDFESIADAAKRATCEKRALDLAKTILKERRKFEGIAEIVSAIRKHES